Proteins found in one Enterococcus sp. 9D6_DIV0238 genomic segment:
- a CDS encoding Asp23/Gls24 family envelope stress response protein, protein MAVKIKTPAGTIEITNEVIATVVGGAATDIYGIVGMASKNQIKDNLNGILRKENFSKGVVVRQEENGVAVDVYTIVSYGTKISEVSRNVQEKVKYNLETLLGVTANSVNVFVQGVRVLPD, encoded by the coding sequence ATGGCTGTAAAAATAAAAACACCAGCAGGCACCATTGAGATTACCAATGAGGTTATCGCTACTGTAGTTGGCGGAGCTGCGACAGATATCTACGGAATCGTCGGGATGGCTAGTAAAAACCAAATCAAAGATAATTTAAATGGCATTTTGCGCAAAGAGAATTTCTCTAAAGGTGTAGTCGTACGTCAAGAAGAAAATGGCGTAGCGGTCGACGTATATACAATCGTAAGTTATGGAACAAAGATTTCAGAAGTTTCTCGAAATGTACAAGAAAAAGTCAAATACAACCTTGAGACATTACTTGGTGTCACTGCTAATTCTGTCAACGTTTTTGTACAAGGTGTTCGTGTGCTACCTGACTAG
- a CDS encoding DAK2 domain-containing protein, whose product MNVTEISASQFQEMVQAGASRLHVNAEYVNSLNVFPVPDGDTGTNMNLSMTSGAKAVADSRSEKVGELTTVLSKGLLMGARGNSGVILSQLFRGFSKQIPDVVTLNAQDLAAAFTHGVETAYKAVMKPVEGTILTVSREAARSGERKAKETDDCIEVMEAVVKGAKRALAKTPDLLPVLKEVGVVDSGGQGLLFIYEGFLEALSGNFLATEVYEPTPGEMDEMVNAEHHRGVSGHVATEDIKFGYCTEIMVQIGEGPTVDSDFDYDTFRNYLNELGDSLLVVNDDEIIKVHVHTEHPGEVMNYGQKFGSLVKIKVDNMRLQHETLVEHDAQAAAAPKARVPYAVIAIAAGEGVQELFRSLGASYIISGGQTMNPSTEDILKAVKEVNADQVIILPNNKNIFMAADQAAEVADIPVAVVPTKTISQGMTAMLAFNDQQSLEENKATMTEMIESVVSGQVTTAVRDTTIDNVEIKKDDYLGMIDGKIVVSEPDMAKASLDTLKRMIDEDTEIVTIIVGEGGTMKEAEQFAEALTAEFEDLETELHEGGQPVYPYLFSAE is encoded by the coding sequence GTGAATGTAACAGAAATCAGTGCAAGTCAGTTCCAAGAAATGGTTCAGGCTGGTGCGAGTCGTCTGCATGTCAATGCAGAGTATGTCAACTCATTGAATGTTTTCCCTGTGCCGGATGGTGATACAGGAACAAATATGAATTTATCCATGACAAGTGGAGCAAAAGCTGTAGCAGATTCTCGTTCTGAAAAAGTTGGAGAACTAACAACAGTCCTTTCAAAAGGATTATTGATGGGCGCTAGAGGAAACTCTGGGGTTATTTTATCGCAATTATTCCGTGGTTTTTCTAAACAAATTCCAGACGTTGTTACGCTGAATGCACAAGACCTAGCCGCAGCGTTTACTCATGGAGTAGAAACTGCTTATAAAGCTGTAATGAAACCTGTAGAAGGAACAATTTTGACTGTTTCTCGTGAAGCTGCCCGTTCAGGTGAACGTAAGGCAAAAGAAACAGATGATTGTATTGAAGTGATGGAAGCTGTTGTTAAAGGTGCTAAACGCGCGTTAGCTAAAACACCAGATCTTTTACCTGTGTTAAAAGAAGTCGGTGTTGTAGACAGTGGAGGTCAAGGGTTACTATTTATCTATGAAGGCTTTTTAGAAGCATTATCTGGTAACTTTTTAGCTACAGAAGTATATGAACCAACACCAGGCGAAATGGATGAAATGGTCAATGCTGAACATCATCGCGGGGTTAGCGGACACGTTGCCACAGAAGATATCAAGTTTGGTTATTGTACAGAGATCATGGTACAAATCGGTGAAGGTCCAACTGTAGATAGTGATTTCGACTATGACACATTCAGAAATTATCTGAATGAACTAGGCGATTCTTTACTGGTTGTCAACGACGATGAAATCATCAAAGTTCATGTTCATACAGAACATCCTGGTGAAGTCATGAACTACGGACAAAAATTCGGATCATTAGTTAAAATCAAAGTTGATAATATGCGTTTACAACATGAAACATTGGTTGAGCATGATGCACAAGCTGCAGCTGCGCCAAAAGCACGTGTTCCTTATGCGGTAATTGCGATCGCAGCTGGAGAAGGCGTTCAGGAATTATTCCGCAGCCTTGGAGCAAGCTACATCATCAGCGGTGGTCAAACAATGAACCCAAGTACAGAAGATATCTTGAAAGCAGTGAAAGAAGTCAATGCTGATCAAGTGATTATTTTACCAAATAATAAAAATATCTTTATGGCAGCCGATCAGGCAGCTGAAGTAGCTGATATTCCTGTAGCCGTTGTCCCTACGAAGACAATTTCTCAAGGAATGACAGCGATGCTTGCTTTCAATGATCAACAATCTCTTGAAGAGAATAAAGCAACGATGACAGAAATGATCGAAAGTGTTGTCAGTGGTCAAGTTACGACAGCTGTACGTGATACAACGATCGATAACGTTGAGATCAAAAAAGATGACTACCTAGGAATGATCGATGGAAAAATCGTCGTTTCCGAGCCAGATATGGCCAAAGCTTCATTGGATACGCTAAAACGTATGATCGACGAAGATACTGAAATCGTCACGATCATTGTCGGTGAAGGCGGAACAATGAAGGAAGCTGAGCAATTTGCAGAAGCGTTGACTGCTGAATTTGAAGATCTGGAAACAGAACTTCACGAAGGCGGACAGCCGGTTTATCCGTACTTGTTTTCAGCTGAATAA
- a CDS encoding LytR/AlgR family response regulator transcription factor, with protein sequence MISVIICEDDWRQRQTIEMYVKNYIMMESLDMELAFSTGNPLEVIEFVKSNPKIIGLYFLDVDLQHEMSGLTLAAEIRKYDDLGKIVFVTTHGELSYLTFTYKVEAMDYIIKDNKDDLQRKICENIQLAHERVTNERGNQKRLFKLKDGDTIRSVDMGEIIFFESSSASHKIVLHLENGEIEFYGSLKDIEEQCTDFYRCHKSYLINRNHINKVIKSERIVEMSNGEECLVSVRAMKNL encoded by the coding sequence GTGATATCTGTTATTATTTGTGAGGATGACTGGCGGCAACGCCAAACGATTGAGATGTATGTCAAAAATTATATAATGATGGAAAGTCTGGATATGGAATTGGCATTTTCTACAGGGAATCCCTTAGAAGTAATCGAGTTTGTCAAAAGTAATCCTAAGATCATCGGTCTGTATTTTTTGGATGTTGATCTACAGCATGAGATGTCAGGATTAACACTAGCAGCTGAAATCAGAAAGTATGACGATTTAGGCAAAATTGTTTTTGTTACTACGCATGGGGAACTATCATATCTGACTTTTACGTATAAAGTCGAGGCTATGGATTACATCATCAAGGATAATAAAGATGATCTTCAGCGAAAAATTTGTGAAAATATCCAATTAGCCCACGAACGGGTGACCAATGAGCGAGGCAACCAAAAAAGATTATTTAAGCTCAAGGATGGTGACACGATTCGTTCTGTGGATATGGGAGAAATCATTTTTTTTGAATCTTCTTCTGCCTCTCATAAAATCGTTCTCCATTTGGAAAATGGAGAGATTGAATTTTATGGTTCTTTAAAAGATATCGAAGAACAATGTACCGACTTTTACCGCTGTCATAAATCCTATTTGATCAATCGGAATCATATCAATAAAGTTATAAAAAGTGAGCGGATCGTCGAGATGAGTAATGGTGAAGAATGTTTAGTGTCCGTGAGAGCAATGAAAAATTTATAA
- a CDS encoding GHKL domain-containing protein, which produces MEFIFIISNVMAMLQVIFNYINFKLLMLNKKIRFSEILSLVVVTILNGKVFSILGVYGIIFMFFCITILGYHFISKNLIQVLGVNSYVVIISVISDHCVSIIRKNIFGTEMSSSGNLNMFIQVVLSLLLSVVITFMIAKEAKRLGEKFPVINESAPLIHVIGIVTMIIYYVSIFFGVYLGNNNEIVTVNLIFFLLYLAASLVSFFMYISSLKNKYDTQQKEREYLENQRYMEVMENQYKEIRKFRHDYKNILNSLEDFIVDRDYEGLSDYYFNKIKKTSTLIDQNDFKLEAIGNIRVREVKSILASKLISMQEKGIDTQLEVNEIIEELSIDSISLVRILGIFLDNSIEELEFLGEGKLAVAVYKDVSAVHIIIQNSCRSDLPKFHILKQRGFSLKGAGRGEGLSNVQELIRTLKNVRLATSISDGMFTQKLTIEHSERV; this is translated from the coding sequence TTGGAATTCATCTTTATTATAAGTAATGTTATGGCGATGTTACAGGTGATTTTTAACTACATAAACTTCAAATTACTGATGCTTAATAAAAAGATTCGTTTTTCTGAAATCCTAAGCTTAGTAGTTGTTACTATCCTGAATGGAAAAGTGTTCTCTATTCTAGGTGTTTACGGCATCATATTTATGTTTTTTTGTATAACGATCTTAGGCTACCATTTTATTTCTAAAAATCTTATTCAGGTGCTAGGTGTGAATTCTTATGTGGTTATTATTTCAGTTATAAGTGATCATTGTGTGTCAATTATAAGAAAAAATATATTCGGTACAGAAATGAGCTCTTCTGGGAATTTAAATATGTTTATACAAGTAGTGCTTAGCTTGTTGCTGTCTGTAGTCATCACATTCATGATTGCTAAAGAGGCAAAAAGGCTAGGAGAAAAATTTCCTGTCATTAACGAAAGTGCTCCGTTGATTCATGTGATTGGAATAGTTACGATGATCATATACTATGTGAGTATTTTTTTCGGTGTTTATCTAGGAAATAATAATGAAATCGTAACCGTCAATTTGATCTTCTTCCTATTATATTTAGCCGCTTCATTGGTCTCTTTTTTTATGTATATCAGCTCACTGAAAAATAAATATGATACGCAACAAAAAGAAAGAGAATATTTAGAAAATCAACGGTACATGGAGGTAATGGAAAATCAATACAAGGAAATCCGGAAATTTCGGCATGACTATAAAAATATACTGAATTCGTTAGAAGATTTTATTGTAGACAGGGATTATGAAGGTCTTAGTGATTACTATTTTAACAAAATAAAAAAGACTTCGACACTTATTGATCAAAATGATTTCAAGCTGGAAGCGATTGGGAATATCAGAGTTAGAGAAGTAAAAAGTATCCTTGCCTCTAAATTGATTTCAATGCAGGAAAAAGGAATTGATACACAGCTGGAAGTGAATGAAATCATAGAAGAATTATCGATCGACTCAATTTCCTTAGTTAGAATCTTAGGTATCTTTTTAGATAATTCTATAGAAGAACTTGAATTTTTAGGTGAAGGTAAGCTTGCAGTGGCAGTCTACAAGGATGTATCGGCTGTTCATATCATCATCCAAAATTCTTGTAGATCAGATTTACCTAAGTTTCATATACTCAAGCAAAGAGGATTTTCACTAAAAGGTGCCGGCAGAGGAGAGGGATTGAGCAATGTTCAAGAGCTGATTCGAACTTTGAAAAATGTTCGGCTGGCTACGTCCATCAGTGATGGAATGTTTACACAAAAATTAACAATAGAACATAGTGAAAGGGTGTGA
- a CDS encoding accessory gene regulator B family protein — protein sequence MANIWNLWNIERTVSQRILNLIIKEEMDQIDFLKCKLGLEAFVINITKFLIVYTAALLFKVAIATSIFHASFLLIRTFSYGKHAKTSLGCVSSSLLLFVGLPVLCQSGILIPTYLLFYIRLLSLVVLLKFSPGVTDKNKLSKSNRKKALRVKSIVSWGVLNGLYLITASALTENLIVLGMFFASMYVIPNKFKGVDKI from the coding sequence ATGGCGAATATATGGAATTTATGGAATATTGAACGAACAGTGAGTCAAAGAATATTGAACTTGATCATTAAGGAAGAAATGGATCAAATCGATTTTCTAAAATGCAAGTTAGGATTAGAAGCGTTTGTTATCAATATAACAAAGTTCTTGATTGTATATACGGCGGCTCTCCTTTTTAAGGTCGCTATTGCTACTTCTATTTTTCACGCAAGTTTTCTTTTGATAAGAACTTTTTCCTATGGGAAACATGCGAAGACGAGTTTAGGATGTGTATCAAGCAGCTTGCTTTTATTTGTAGGGTTACCAGTGCTCTGCCAAAGTGGGATCTTGATTCCTACCTATCTATTATTTTACATACGACTACTATCGCTAGTCGTATTGCTAAAATTCTCTCCAGGTGTTACCGACAAAAACAAATTATCAAAATCGAATCGGAAGAAGGCGTTGCGAGTTAAATCTATAGTCAGTTGGGGCGTGCTGAATGGTCTATATTTGATTACAGCATCTGCACTAACTGAAAATTTGATTGTTTTAGGGATGTTTTTTGCCAGTATGTATGTTATACCAAATAAATTTAAAGGAGTAGATAAAATATGA
- a CDS encoding AgrD family cyclic lactone autoinducer peptide, translated as MKAFLVRFFRNYGTMNIAMCCSFFYDEPEVPDLLIKESESN; from the coding sequence ATGAAAGCATTTTTGGTAAGGTTTTTTAGAAATTATGGAACAATGAATATTGCAATGTGTTGTAGTTTCTTTTATGACGAGCCTGAAGTTCCTGACCTTTTGATCAAAGAAAGTGAATCGAACTAA
- the recG gene encoding ATP-dependent DNA helicase RecG, with translation MDLSDDISVLSGVGPKRAENLKELGIQTIEDLLTYYPFRYEDIQEKELNDIQDQEKVTLKGLVVSEPVVSRYGYKKSRLMFRMMQDHAVINVSFFNQPYLKDKIVMSEEIAVYGKWDAKRKSLNGMKILAAKNEGEDFAPIYHVNKKVRQSSLIQLIRAGFDSYGELIQEILPEELLEKYRLISRKEAIFAMHFPRDPEESHQAKRRVVFEEFFFFQLKMQGLKRQEKAEKNGLSIQYDVERLKEFTKKLPFELTAAQKKVTNEICRDLMSANHMQRLLQGDVGSGKTVVAAIALYATMTAGFQGALMVPTEILAQQHMESLQQLYDPLEVRTALLTGSTKTKERRDILAQLASGEIDIIIGTHALIQEDVIFHRLGLVITDEQHRFGVNQRRILREKGLKPDVLFMTATPIPRTLAITAFGEMDVSIINEMPAGRIPIETRWIRPPQLDTVLEWMQKELARGHQAYVICPLIEESEALDVKNATEIFEHMSAFFNPDYQVGLLHGKMKNQEKDEIMQEFKENDLQILVSTTVIEVGVNVPNATVMLIMDADRFGLAQLHQLRGRVGRGSDASYCILVANPKNEMGVERMKIMTETNNGFVLSEKDLELRGPGEVFGARQSGIPQFAVGDIVTDFNILEVARQEASAIWKKEQWWLLPEYRGAAEKIKPHEAEQQFFD, from the coding sequence GTGGATTTATCAGATGACATCAGTGTCTTATCGGGTGTAGGACCAAAGCGTGCTGAGAATTTGAAAGAGCTGGGGATCCAAACGATCGAAGATCTGCTGACTTACTATCCTTTTCGCTATGAAGACATTCAGGAAAAAGAGTTAAATGACATTCAGGATCAAGAAAAAGTGACGCTTAAAGGCCTCGTTGTTTCTGAACCTGTTGTTAGCCGATATGGGTACAAAAAGAGCCGTCTGATGTTCCGGATGATGCAGGACCATGCAGTGATCAACGTTTCCTTTTTTAATCAGCCATACTTAAAAGACAAAATCGTAATGTCAGAAGAGATTGCAGTCTATGGAAAATGGGATGCAAAAAGAAAGTCATTGAACGGCATGAAGATCTTAGCTGCGAAAAATGAAGGGGAAGATTTTGCGCCGATTTATCATGTGAACAAAAAGGTCCGGCAAAGCAGTTTGATCCAGCTTATTCGTGCTGGTTTTGATAGCTATGGAGAACTGATCCAGGAAATTTTACCAGAAGAATTGTTAGAGAAATATCGCCTGATTTCAAGAAAAGAAGCGATTTTTGCGATGCATTTTCCGCGTGATCCAGAGGAAAGTCATCAAGCTAAGCGTCGAGTTGTTTTTGAAGAGTTTTTCTTTTTCCAGTTAAAAATGCAAGGGTTGAAACGGCAGGAGAAAGCAGAGAAGAACGGGTTAAGTATTCAATATGATGTTGAACGTTTAAAGGAATTTACAAAAAAATTACCATTTGAATTGACTGCGGCACAAAAGAAAGTGACAAATGAGATTTGCCGAGACTTGATGAGTGCCAACCATATGCAGCGTTTGCTTCAAGGAGATGTAGGAAGCGGGAAAACAGTCGTTGCGGCGATTGCTTTGTATGCAACGATGACAGCTGGTTTTCAAGGCGCACTGATGGTGCCGACTGAAATTTTAGCTCAGCAGCATATGGAAAGTCTCCAACAACTATACGATCCTTTGGAGGTACGTACAGCTTTATTGACAGGTTCGACGAAAACAAAGGAACGACGTGACATTTTAGCACAACTGGCATCAGGAGAAATCGACATCATCATTGGCACACATGCATTGATTCAAGAAGATGTTATTTTTCATCGTTTAGGACTAGTGATCACAGATGAGCAGCATCGTTTTGGTGTAAATCAACGGCGGATACTTAGAGAAAAGGGATTGAAGCCGGATGTTCTATTTATGACAGCGACACCGATCCCTAGAACGTTGGCTATCACAGCTTTTGGGGAAATGGATGTGTCGATCATCAATGAAATGCCCGCTGGACGAATCCCGATCGAAACACGTTGGATCCGCCCGCCACAGTTAGATACGGTATTGGAATGGATGCAAAAAGAACTCGCGCGCGGTCATCAAGCGTATGTCATTTGTCCTTTGATCGAAGAATCTGAGGCACTGGACGTCAAGAATGCAACAGAGATTTTTGAACACATGTCTGCTTTTTTCAATCCTGACTATCAAGTTGGTTTGCTTCATGGAAAAATGAAGAACCAAGAAAAAGATGAGATCATGCAGGAGTTCAAAGAGAATGATCTGCAGATACTCGTTTCCACGACGGTAATCGAAGTCGGCGTCAATGTCCCAAATGCTACGGTCATGTTGATCATGGACGCAGATCGTTTTGGTTTAGCGCAGCTGCATCAGCTGCGTGGTCGTGTTGGTCGTGGCTCGGATGCATCCTACTGTATTTTAGTCGCCAATCCTAAGAATGAAATGGGCGTTGAGCGAATGAAGATCATGACGGAAACGAATAATGGTTTTGTACTAAGTGAAAAAGATTTAGAGTTGCGTGGACCGGGAGAAGTATTCGGTGCGAGACAATCTGGGATTCCGCAATTTGCCGTCGGTGATATCGTCACAGATTTCAATATTCTGGAAGTAGCACGGCAGGAAGCAAGTGCGATTTGGAAAAAAGAACAGTGGTGGCTGCTGCCGGAGTATCGTGGAGCGGCTGAGAAAATTAAACCTCATGAAGCGGAGCAACAGTTTTTTGATTAG